A stretch of the Geovibrio thiophilus genome encodes the following:
- the extO gene encoding selenite/tellurite reduction operon b-type cytochrome iron-sulfur cluster-binding subunit ExtO, with protein sequence MKRFFPILCISLFLLTSAAYGGQIDTKGKTCTDCHKVKLTDAHKNASCTSCHIKNDTHYAKAAEFRTGAQGCLTCHADYRGMLNSPMHKRDAEQKFVHESYGKKDPAFYAKNCSSCHVSSCTDCHKGKSVHDTVKPKTEACTTCHSGYYTGIEYTGLGVRDDHERYDRGIEHNDGLYAKMLPDVHHEKGMQCSECHSMQSLAEGKPFSKTCTDCHKVSRTSSIEHSIPEHMEKMECYTCHSAWASQEYGTFWIRFRNTEYDDYFRWVKTPNNEYAKSSHTKDYSPPPLGVNSRGKYSPVRPQYIAFFTYVVGEGAKGKENEMLADHYKALFPHTVRREVVMCESCHKNNKRLMRETEEERIFDLKKDGLEIESFHSGKEFKVTNGRFINDAEYKRITDDDQRYKKLSVKKWKQLKDAVQGGDTRGK encoded by the coding sequence ATGAAAAGATTCTTTCCGATTCTGTGCATAAGCCTCTTCTTGCTGACTAGCGCGGCATACGGCGGACAGATCGATACCAAGGGCAAAACCTGTACTGACTGTCACAAGGTAAAGCTTACTGATGCTCATAAAAATGCCTCATGCACATCGTGCCATATAAAAAACGACACCCACTACGCAAAGGCGGCAGAGTTCCGCACCGGAGCGCAGGGATGTCTCACCTGCCACGCAGACTACAGGGGCATGCTGAACAGCCCCATGCACAAGCGGGATGCGGAGCAGAAGTTCGTCCACGAATCATACGGTAAAAAAGATCCTGCGTTTTACGCTAAGAACTGCTCATCCTGCCATGTCTCCTCCTGCACAGACTGCCATAAGGGGAAAAGCGTGCATGATACAGTTAAACCGAAAACTGAAGCATGCACTACATGTCACAGCGGCTATTACACTGGTATTGAATACACGGGTCTCGGTGTGCGGGACGACCATGAGCGTTACGACAGAGGGATTGAGCATAATGACGGGCTTTACGCGAAAATGCTCCCCGATGTCCACCATGAAAAGGGGATGCAGTGTTCAGAATGCCACTCCATGCAGAGTCTCGCCGAAGGCAAGCCTTTCTCAAAAACCTGCACAGACTGCCACAAGGTCAGCAGAACCTCATCAATAGAGCATTCGATCCCCGAGCATATGGAGAAAATGGAGTGCTACACCTGCCACTCGGCATGGGCTTCACAGGAATACGGCACCTTCTGGATACGCTTCCGCAATACAGAATATGACGATTACTTCCGCTGGGTGAAAACGCCGAACAACGAATACGCCAAAAGCAGCCACACCAAGGACTATTCTCCGCCGCCTCTCGGGGTGAACTCACGGGGGAAATACTCACCCGTACGTCCTCAGTATATAGCGTTTTTTACATATGTAGTGGGTGAAGGCGCCAAAGGGAAAGAGAACGAAATGCTGGCAGACCATTATAAGGCTCTTTTTCCGCATACAGTCAGACGGGAGGTTGTGATGTGTGAAAGCTGCCATAAAAACAATAAGCGTCTGATGCGTGAAACGGAGGAGGAGCGGATCTTCGACCTGAAAAAGGACGGACTGGAGATTGAGAGCTTCCACAGCGGAAAGGAATTTAAGGTCACAAACGGACGCTTTATTAACGATGCGGAATACAAGCGTATCACAGATGATGATCAGCGCTATAAAAAACTTTCCGTAAAAAAATGGAAACAGCTGAAGGATGCTGTGCAGGGAGGGGATACGCGCGGAAAATAG
- the extM gene encoding selenite/tellurite reduction operon c-type cytochrome ExtM — MQSCTAAECHAGIEDASENHKFACTECHAGNSGTRDKDAAHKDMLGGRNPSAPEVWDKGCGKCHQYQHDRVNTTLMYTNTGIIKNAQQAWDDYKGKHYSTGGSEGFDAEGNKVVLPKVTELEELSGELYRKFCSSCHVGFDKLIGYRAHHSSGCAACHFSHSVDGAYAGGDKTILGKKPYPEKHVINPLPNDDVCLTCHNRSGRIALSYRGEYDGNNSLVPTDGGIPGPELMDGIRNIRHMQADIHREYGMECIDCHTSRDMMGDGYLYENMYRQLETACEDCHGTPEDLPKTAKITKESDSPLRESQYYKVKANYGDDMVLTSKGRMYSNVKKEGGRFILYTKREGKRLEIKTVTNTADHAVYGHERMECYTCHSKTVIQCYGCHTTYDKSQTMMDWVKMEETKGLFSEKEDFRSFFPFPMGLNQRGKIAPVTPGCQTFLTVLDEKGNAVIKEHVFNYKGGRKFKFAPFYGHNTGKKAITCRKCHSDLMFAGFGQGLVSVTKKNIDSSYMCDQCDKPLDSLYTLKNGKMSVTSDIVREHSRVFTPAEISRIFDANRCIICHDKGDNKIYGKKIDYEKILSDSVHKPLLAD; from the coding sequence GTGCAGTCCTGCACTGCGGCTGAGTGTCATGCTGGTATAGAGGACGCTTCCGAAAACCATAAATTCGCCTGTACGGAGTGCCACGCCGGAAATTCCGGCACAAGAGACAAGGACGCCGCACACAAGGACATGCTCGGCGGACGCAATCCCTCCGCTCCGGAGGTTTGGGACAAGGGCTGCGGCAAATGCCACCAGTATCAGCATGACAGAGTGAACACCACGCTGATGTACACCAACACGGGAATAATTAAAAACGCCCAGCAGGCATGGGATGACTACAAAGGAAAACATTACAGCACCGGCGGTTCCGAAGGGTTCGACGCTGAAGGAAACAAGGTTGTTCTGCCGAAGGTTACAGAGCTTGAGGAGCTGTCCGGCGAACTGTACAGGAAGTTCTGTTCAAGCTGCCATGTGGGGTTTGACAAACTCATAGGCTACCGTGCCCACCATTCCTCCGGCTGCGCTGCCTGTCATTTCAGCCACAGCGTGGACGGAGCTTACGCAGGCGGTGATAAAACGATTCTGGGTAAGAAACCGTACCCTGAAAAGCACGTAATCAATCCTCTTCCGAATGACGATGTCTGCCTCACCTGCCATAACCGAAGCGGGCGCATAGCTCTCTCGTACAGGGGAGAATACGACGGCAACAACTCACTCGTTCCTACCGACGGCGGCATACCGGGACCTGAACTGATGGACGGCATACGCAATATACGCCATATGCAGGCGGACATTCACAGGGAATACGGCATGGAGTGCATAGACTGCCATACCTCACGGGATATGATGGGGGACGGCTATCTGTATGAAAATATGTACCGGCAGCTTGAGACAGCATGCGAGGACTGCCACGGAACACCGGAAGATCTGCCGAAAACAGCAAAAATTACCAAAGAAAGCGACTCTCCGCTGAGGGAATCGCAGTATTACAAGGTAAAAGCGAACTACGGCGACGATATGGTGCTTACCTCCAAGGGGCGGATGTATTCAAACGTAAAAAAGGAAGGCGGCAGGTTCATTCTCTACACCAAAAGAGAGGGCAAGCGCCTTGAGATAAAGACTGTGACGAACACGGCAGACCACGCAGTGTACGGGCATGAGCGCATGGAGTGCTACACCTGCCACTCAAAGACGGTAATCCAGTGCTACGGCTGCCACACCACCTATGACAAATCGCAGACGATGATGGACTGGGTGAAAATGGAAGAGACCAAGGGTCTTTTCAGCGAGAAAGAGGACTTCCGCTCGTTCTTCCCGTTCCCCATGGGACTGAATCAGAGAGGGAAAATAGCTCCCGTCACTCCGGGCTGCCAGACCTTCCTCACTGTGCTGGATGAAAAAGGGAATGCGGTAATCAAAGAGCATGTTTTCAACTATAAGGGGGGCAGGAAGTTTAAGTTCGCCCCGTTTTACGGACATAACACAGGCAAAAAGGCAATCACCTGCCGCAAGTGCCATTCTGATCTCATGTTTGCGGGATTCGGGCAGGGGCTGGTATCGGTCACGAAGAAAAATATCGACAGTTCATACATGTGCGACCAGTGCGACAAGCCTCTGGATTCGCTGTACACGCTGAAAAACGGTAAGATGTCCGTAACCTCAGACATTGTCAGGGAACACTCAAGGGTGTTTACCCCTGCTGAGATAAGCCGGATATTCGATGCCAACCGCTGCATAATCTGCCATGACAAGGGCGACAATAAAATCTACGGGAAAAAGATAGACTATGAAAAGATTCTTTCCGATTCTGTGCATAAGCCTCTTCTTGCTGACTAG
- a CDS encoding acyl-CoA thioesterase, producing the protein MDNYVLVRPEHLNHYGYLFGGMMLKWIDEIAWLAASLDFPGYSLVTVTMDKVIFKHRVENGSILKFITLPEKIGRTSVSYNVTVEADAPGSSEVVEVFSTNVKFVAIDKGGKPVLLPQHSELRSGKLP; encoded by the coding sequence ATGGATAATTACGTACTCGTAAGACCCGAACATCTCAACCACTACGGTTATCTTTTCGGCGGAATGATGCTGAAATGGATAGATGAAATAGCTTGGCTTGCCGCCTCTCTGGACTTTCCGGGCTACTCCCTCGTTACCGTTACGATGGATAAGGTGATATTTAAGCATAGGGTGGAGAACGGCTCCATATTGAAGTTTATCACCCTGCCGGAAAAAATCGGACGCACCTCCGTGAGCTATAATGTCACCGTGGAAGCGGACGCGCCGGGTTCAAGCGAAGTTGTGGAGGTTTTCTCCACCAATGTGAAGTTTGTCGCCATAGACAAGGGCGGCAAGCCTGTGCTTCTGCCGCAGCACAGTGAGCTCCGAAGCGGGAAGCTGCCGTAA
- a CDS encoding rhodanese-like domain-containing protein, whose translation MNGKFNDADTIKATIIANINASYAADSNPATVTTWDDVLALFEGKTIYVHCGAGFSASALYTAFTDVLGVPVVLYDGSNNQWNAFKADGPLQGLIPAYDTSLYSFSATGGQAALIGAAGVFVDWNYTGTGNEIYEEDYEYHNTVPAGEGSDGIGDSIGSGC comes from the coding sequence GTGAACGGAAAGTTCAATGACGCCGACACCATCAAAGCAACGATAATCGCAAACATCAACGCTTCCTACGCAGCAGACAGCAATCCTGCCACAGTTACCACATGGGATGACGTTCTTGCCCTTTTTGAAGGCAAAACAATATATGTACACTGCGGCGCCGGTTTTTCCGCTTCTGCACTGTACACTGCCTTCACAGATGTTCTCGGCGTACCTGTTGTTCTGTATGACGGTTCAAACAACCAGTGGAACGCGTTCAAGGCTGACGGTCCTCTTCAGGGGCTTATACCCGCCTATGACACATCTCTTTACAGCTTCAGCGCAACAGGCGGTCAGGCAGCACTCATAGGCGCAGCCGGTGTATTCGTTGACTGGAACTACACAGGCACAGGCAACGAAATTTACGAAGAAGACTATGAATATCACAATACCGTACCCGCCGGTGAAGGCAGTGACGGTATCGGCGACAGCATAGGCAGCGGCTGCTAA
- the extJ gene encoding selenite/tellurite reduction operon protein ExtJ, protein MKKKITVIALALTLVVAGAAFAAVKQSKGKVVEKQGTTITIKLDKDIDVKKGDDVKVEALGSPKGGFQLQGC, encoded by the coding sequence ATGAAAAAGAAAATCACTGTAATTGCGCTTGCTCTTACTCTTGTTGTAGCAGGAGCGGCTTTTGCGGCTGTTAAACAGTCCAAAGGAAAAGTTGTTGAGAAACAGGGTACGACTATCACCATCAAACTCGACAAAGACATCGACGTTAAAAAAGGCGATGATGTAAAAGTTGAAGCACTCGGTTCCCCCAAAGGCGGTTTCCAGCTTCAGGGCTGCTAA
- a CDS encoding ATP-binding protein — translation MFPVSRKVSLFVTFLILVLCAYFIGSSLLRNQRAFELMTERDKTRLQGLVTDIPKRFIDILRNANSGILSDKEISEAFYEQDKAKTAQLLEQYFSHLRGDFGNTRTVIHLLLADGTSFYRAHQPDQFGDNLLASRPMIKKTLETGEEQSGFETGRYGLSLRVISPVYRDGELIGALDTAIDAGFIAARISSLTSYAASILLNMQSSDHYKMKINNKVSSDKFEIFNTSPELFEKIYGKLNGSGFPELLKVDGRIFFLISDMQITEFSGENTGIFLFALDVTEEIKWVRAYLYKSAAATAFIVILILFIIRKGFREMIGGLERKYARTIKELERKEAQCRGYIVNAPLAVFVTDSNLNLLETNPAAEELTGYSDPEMMLMNFISLFHYESPETKEAIRKSLTETGRLSGMYTFRTANGKRIQVQADAASLPSHRLNIIFCRDVTEENSLKIDLERAYAELEDMNRHLTVKVEEEIEKRQKTEKHLEQQKKFSDMGQMINAIAHQWRQPLNALGIYIQDTAERIKEKVLTEKDLSEFESVSMMLISQMSDTIDNFRSFFLPSKEQEKFNVAEETAYLLRMLSAQMSSKNINLTYTCDCDGEKRSCMDDYSMPVCGAAYVSAFGYVGEFRQALMNIVSNAIYAVEEKSLTEKKLKGMINIELSCYNGIIKLNVKDNGTGIANETLSKVFDPYYTTKPQGRGTGIGLYVTKLLIEKHMGGKIRIYNNPEGGAGVEITLSQDIADE, via the coding sequence ATGTTTCCCGTTTCAAGAAAAGTATCATTATTCGTTACTTTTTTGATCCTTGTTCTCTGCGCTTATTTCATAGGCTCATCCCTGCTGAGGAATCAGCGTGCCTTTGAGCTTATGACGGAGCGGGACAAGACAAGGCTTCAGGGTCTGGTGACAGATATTCCCAAGCGTTTCATAGACATACTTCGCAACGCCAACTCAGGCATACTTTCCGACAAAGAGATCTCAGAGGCTTTCTATGAGCAGGACAAGGCAAAAACCGCTCAGCTTCTTGAGCAGTATTTTAGTCATCTCAGAGGCGACTTCGGCAATACCCGCACGGTGATACACCTTCTGCTGGCGGACGGCACATCCTTCTACCGCGCGCATCAGCCGGACCAGTTCGGCGATAACCTTCTCGCTTCCCGACCCATGATTAAGAAAACTCTTGAAACGGGCGAGGAGCAATCCGGCTTTGAAACAGGCAGATACGGGCTGTCGCTGAGGGTGATAAGCCCTGTTTACAGAGACGGCGAGCTCATCGGCGCTCTTGACACAGCCATAGACGCAGGCTTCATCGCAGCAAGGATTTCAAGCCTTACCTCTTACGCTGCGAGCATCCTTTTAAACATGCAGAGCTCTGATCACTACAAAATGAAGATCAACAACAAGGTGTCTTCAGACAAATTTGAAATCTTCAACACCTCTCCGGAGCTTTTTGAAAAGATATACGGAAAGCTCAACGGCAGCGGATTCCCTGAACTGCTCAAGGTTGACGGCAGGATATTCTTTTTAATAAGCGACATGCAGATAACCGAGTTCAGCGGCGAAAATACCGGAATATTTCTTTTCGCTCTTGATGTTACCGAAGAGATAAAATGGGTGCGTGCTTACCTGTATAAAAGCGCCGCCGCGACCGCTTTCATTGTTATCCTTATCCTTTTCATAATAAGAAAGGGCTTCAGGGAAATGATAGGCGGTCTGGAAAGGAAATACGCGAGAACCATAAAGGAGCTTGAACGCAAAGAGGCGCAGTGCAGGGGTTATATTGTGAACGCTCCTCTCGCCGTGTTCGTGACCGATTCAAACCTCAATCTGCTTGAAACCAACCCTGCGGCGGAAGAACTGACAGGTTACAGCGATCCGGAAATGATGCTGATGAACTTTATCTCCCTTTTTCACTACGAGTCTCCGGAGACCAAAGAAGCAATCAGAAAATCTCTCACGGAAACAGGAAGGCTCAGCGGGATGTATACCTTCAGAACCGCAAACGGAAAACGGATTCAGGTTCAGGCTGACGCCGCCTCGCTTCCATCACACAGACTGAACATAATCTTCTGTCGTGACGTGACGGAGGAAAATAGTCTCAAAATCGACTTGGAAAGAGCTTATGCCGAACTGGAGGACATGAACCGCCACCTCACAGTCAAGGTTGAGGAGGAGATAGAAAAAAGGCAGAAGACGGAGAAGCATCTGGAGCAGCAGAAAAAATTCTCCGACATGGGGCAGATGATAAACGCCATAGCCCACCAGTGGCGTCAGCCGCTGAACGCTCTGGGCATATATATTCAGGACACAGCCGAGAGAATAAAGGAGAAAGTGCTTACGGAGAAGGATTTGAGTGAGTTTGAATCTGTTTCTATGATGCTCATCTCTCAGATGTCCGACACCATCGACAACTTCCGCTCGTTCTTTCTCCCGTCCAAGGAGCAGGAGAAATTTAATGTTGCGGAGGAGACTGCGTATCTCCTGCGGATGCTCAGCGCTCAGATGTCCTCAAAGAACATCAATCTGACATATACGTGTGACTGCGACGGCGAAAAGCGGAGCTGCATGGATGACTACAGTATGCCTGTGTGCGGTGCGGCGTATGTATCCGCCTTCGGCTATGTGGGCGAGTTCCGGCAGGCGCTGATGAATATTGTCAGCAACGCAATATATGCGGTGGAAGAAAAATCTCTGACGGAAAAAAAATTAAAAGGAATGATAAATATAGAATTATCCTGCTATAATGGGATCATTAAACTAAATGTAAAAGATAACGGGACGGGAATTGCAAACGAAACATTGTCAAAAGTTTTCGATCCGTATTATACTACCAAGCCTCAGGGAAGGGGAACAGGCATAGGGCTGTATGTCACCAAGCTTCTCATCGAAAAACATATGGGAGGTAAAATCCGCATCTACAACAACCCCGAAGGCGGTGCAGGAGTGGAAATTACACTTAGTCAGGATATTGCAGATGAATAA
- the extI gene encoding selenite/tellurite reduction operon porin ExtI, whose product MRNIKFFTFFLVVMLMAGSAFAFKPIELGDGKYLKFFYEGQFGVTMRNTGSGDQGEDDTADFNFRRNRFGFIGTYNDKLSFYLQTEYLDDKAVNPLGVKDSLTDDENFYVLDAQIRYAQNNAFNVTLGKFKHNLTRENLEGCFTPLNFDRSLFVAAPFKTSRDYGVAVWGNLADDYLQYRLDVMEGRESGGEGDEGSYVPNSGFRYTGRLHFTMFDKETGYGYQGSYLGEKKVLTVGGSYQYEADVAYGDTTNRTDEVDYSAYSLDFFAEMPTAAGTFTLSGAYLDIDLDDLHKGADPDSALTDNVAAGTFNGANGQREGYYVKAGYMLPMNVGPGKLQLFGRYDSFEYAMLNGYTDNTVDFYAFGANYYLAGNDIKIVGQYSITDFDEEVGADTNKQDYDTFEMFLQVRF is encoded by the coding sequence ATGAGAAATATAAAGTTTTTTACATTTTTTCTGGTTGTGATGCTCATGGCAGGCTCGGCATTTGCCTTCAAACCGATCGAACTCGGTGACGGCAAATACCTTAAGTTCTTCTATGAAGGTCAGTTCGGCGTTACGATGAGAAACACAGGCTCAGGCGATCAGGGTGAAGACGACACCGCCGATTTCAATTTCAGAAGAAACAGATTCGGCTTCATCGGCACTTACAACGACAAGCTCAGCTTCTATCTTCAGACAGAGTACCTTGATGACAAGGCTGTTAACCCTCTCGGCGTGAAAGACTCGCTCACTGACGATGAGAATTTCTATGTTCTCGATGCGCAGATAAGATACGCTCAGAACAACGCTTTCAACGTAACGCTCGGTAAATTTAAGCACAACCTCACAAGGGAGAACCTTGAAGGCTGCTTCACGCCCCTTAACTTCGACCGCTCGCTCTTTGTCGCTGCTCCCTTCAAAACAAGCAGAGACTACGGTGTTGCGGTATGGGGCAACCTTGCTGACGACTACCTTCAGTACAGGCTTGATGTAATGGAAGGGCGTGAATCCGGCGGCGAAGGCGATGAGGGCAGCTATGTTCCCAACTCCGGCTTCCGCTACACAGGACGTCTGCACTTCACTATGTTTGATAAGGAAACAGGCTACGGCTATCAGGGTTCATACCTCGGCGAGAAAAAAGTCCTCACCGTCGGCGGTTCATACCAGTACGAAGCTGACGTTGCTTACGGCGATACCACAAACAGAACCGATGAAGTTGACTACAGCGCATACTCTCTGGATTTCTTCGCTGAAATGCCCACAGCCGCAGGTACCTTTACTCTGTCCGGCGCTTACCTTGACATAGACCTTGATGACCTTCACAAAGGCGCTGACCCTGACTCCGCACTCACTGACAACGTTGCGGCGGGTACATTCAACGGTGCGAACGGTCAGAGAGAAGGCTACTATGTGAAAGCGGGCTACATGCTCCCCATGAACGTTGGTCCCGGCAAGCTCCAGCTCTTCGGCAGATACGACAGCTTTGAATACGCCATGCTCAACGGCTACACTGACAACACGGTTGACTTCTACGCTTTCGGCGCGAACTACTACCTCGCCGGCAACGATATTAAAATAGTAGGTCAGTACTCAATTACCGATTTCGACGAAGAGGTCGGAGCAGATACCAATAAGCAGGATTACGACACCTTTGAAATGTTCCTGCAGGTAAGATTCTAA